One stretch of Candidatus Poribacteria bacterium DNA includes these proteins:
- a CDS encoding dihydropteroate synthase, which yields MQINGQDFIIIGENVHTTRVVRRNGKLVTNNPDGIESVRYLDTNKKRRYLVIPESIKKSQEYEEGRVKHVIIAVQAAMSGEEPHASEGVEYIRKIVQRQVDTGTDFLDVNVDEISWRLEEQKEAIRWLVQALQQMSDTPLSIDSSNSEIIAAGLEVYD from the coding sequence ATGCAAATAAACGGTCAGGATTTTATCATTATCGGTGAGAACGTCCATACCACGCGGGTGGTACGCCGAAACGGAAAGCTAGTTACGAACAATCCAGATGGAATCGAATCCGTCCGGTATTTGGACACAAACAAAAAACGCCGCTACCTTGTCATCCCCGAATCTATCAAGAAATCTCAAGAGTATGAGGAAGGGCGTGTCAAACATGTTATCATCGCGGTTCAGGCAGCGATGTCAGGTGAAGAACCCCACGCCAGTGAAGGTGTGGAGTACATACGCAAAATCGTCCAACGGCAGGTCGATACCGGCACCGACTTCCTCGATGTCAACGTGGATGAGATTTCGTGGCGACTTGAAGAGCAGAAGGAAGCCATCCGCTGGTTGGTGCAAGCACTCCAGCAGATGTCTGACACACCCTTGTCGATTGATTCCTCCAACAGCGAAATTATCGCAGCAGGACTTGAAGTATACGATA
- a CDS encoding dihydropteroate synthase: TKVMVTAASESGMPQNPEERVTNASRMVDAANDRGIAIEDIFIDPLYFPIGVDTENGNHAFEAIRQLREKYGPAIHISGGFSNVSFQMPSRRLINDVFMILAVEAGADSGIIDPVTNNPQKALSVDRRSRAYQLTEDMMLGKDRFCRTFLRAYRKGELEG; the protein is encoded by the coding sequence ACACGAAGGTTATGGTAACAGCCGCCAGTGAATCCGGAATGCCACAGAACCCCGAAGAACGGGTCACCAATGCCTCACGTATGGTAGACGCAGCCAACGACAGAGGAATTGCGATTGAGGACATCTTCATTGACCCGTTATACTTTCCGATTGGGGTGGACACAGAGAACGGCAACCACGCTTTTGAAGCTATCCGGCAGCTCCGTGAGAAATATGGTCCCGCCATCCATATCAGTGGCGGGTTCAGCAACGTCTCCTTCCAAATGCCTTCCCGTCGTCTCATCAATGACGTTTTTATGATTCTCGCAGTCGAAGCCGGTGCGGATAGCGGGATTATTGACCCAGTGACCAATAATCCACAGAAAGCCCTCTCCGTTGATCGAAGGTCAAGAGCCTATCAACTGACTGAAGATATGATGCTGGGCAAGGATCGCTTCTGTAGAACATTCCTGCGTGCCTATCGCAAAGGCGAATTGGAGGGTTGA